A region of Actinobacillus porcitonsillarum DNA encodes the following proteins:
- the rpmB gene encoding 50S ribosomal protein L28 encodes MSRVCQVTGKRPAVGNNRSHALNATRRRFLPNLHTHRFWVESENRFVTLRLTAKGMRIIDKKGIDAVLAEIRARGEKI; translated from the coding sequence ATGTCAAGAGTTTGCCAAGTAACCGGCAAGCGTCCAGCAGTTGGTAACAACCGCTCACACGCATTAAACGCGACTCGTCGTCGTTTTTTACCTAACCTTCACACTCACCGTTTCTGGGTTGAGTCTGAAAATCGTTTCGTAACTTTACGCTTAACAGCGAAAGGTATGCGTATTATTGATAAAAAAGGCATCGATGCAGTATTAGCTGAAATCCGTGCTCGTGGCGAAAAAATCTAA
- the brnQ gene encoding branched-chain amino acid transport system II carrier protein: protein MTKNTFIVGFMLFAIFFGAGNLIFPPKLAFESGENFLPAILGFITTGVGLPLLGIIVSACYDGGYKAALNRIHPWFSVIFLMAIYLAIGPFFAGPRTGATAYEISLVPFLGETDPISQFAFTLVYFTLTLWLSLNPSQAVDRVGAILTPVLILTIIALVIRAFFILEPTTAVTPPEDEHSWLFKGVVEGYLTMDALASLAYSVIVLNAIKSKGISPSALIKQTVMAGLVAATALGVIYFSLGWIGNNMSISPETLAQLAEKNQDLGTYILNTITAQAFGEYGRILLGVIVSLACLTTAVGLCVSVSEYFYEIFPKISYRNYVILFCLISLMIANLGLKAVIQKSIPVLLVLYPIAMTVILLLGINALFRLPLVAKRLALALVTIISILSVAKFDFTQQLPLKSYSMEWLPFAIIGLVIGYLVHKMMKR, encoded by the coding sequence ATGACTAAAAATACGTTTATTGTCGGCTTTATGCTGTTTGCAATTTTCTTTGGGGCGGGCAACCTGATCTTTCCGCCAAAACTCGCATTTGAAAGTGGTGAAAATTTCTTACCTGCAATTCTTGGTTTTATTACAACAGGTGTAGGCCTACCCCTCTTAGGTATTATTGTAAGCGCTTGTTATGATGGGGGGTATAAAGCTGCTCTCAATCGTATTCATCCTTGGTTCTCTGTTATTTTTTTAATGGCAATCTATCTTGCAATAGGCCCATTTTTTGCAGGACCTCGTACTGGTGCAACGGCTTATGAAATTTCATTAGTCCCCTTTTTAGGTGAAACCGATCCAATTTCGCAATTTGCTTTTACCTTGGTCTATTTTACTTTAACCCTTTGGTTAAGTTTAAATCCATCTCAAGCAGTAGATCGTGTGGGGGCAATTTTAACACCTGTACTGATTTTGACGATTATTGCTTTGGTTATCAGAGCTTTCTTTATTCTAGAACCAACTACCGCGGTAACGCCGCCGGAAGATGAACATTCTTGGTTATTTAAAGGCGTTGTGGAAGGTTATTTAACGATGGATGCTCTTGCTTCATTGGCATATTCCGTCATCGTTTTAAATGCGATTAAATCAAAAGGCATTTCTCCTTCTGCGTTAATTAAACAGACTGTAATGGCAGGGCTGGTAGCAGCAACAGCATTGGGGGTTATCTACTTCTCATTAGGTTGGATTGGTAACAACATGTCAATTAGCCCGGAAACGCTTGCTCAGCTTGCGGAGAAAAATCAGGATCTCGGTACTTATATTTTAAACACCATTACCGCACAGGCGTTTGGTGAATATGGGCGTATTTTGCTGGGCGTAATTGTCTCGCTGGCGTGTTTAACTACGGCTGTTGGTTTATGTGTTTCGGTGAGCGAATACTTTTATGAAATTTTCCCGAAAATTTCTTACCGTAATTACGTGATTTTATTCTGCCTTATCAGCCTCATGATTGCGAATCTAGGCTTAAAAGCGGTAATCCAGAAATCAATTCCGGTATTACTGGTGCTTTACCCGATTGCAATGACGGTCATTTTGTTACTAGGTATCAATGCGTTATTCCGCTTACCCTTAGTCGCTAAACGTTTAGCGTTGGCGCTTGTTACCATTATTTCGATTTTATCGGTTGCAAAATTTGATTTTACCCAACAACTCCCGTTGAAATCCTATTCAATGGAGTGGCTGCCATTTGCTATTATTGGGTTAGTGATTGGATATCTCGTCCATAAAATGATGAAACGATAA
- the murG gene encoding undecaprenyldiphospho-muramoylpentapeptide beta-N-acetylglucosaminyltransferase, which yields MAKKLLVMAGGTGGHVFPAIAVARELQQQGWEIRWLGTKDRMEADLVPKHGIPIEFIQISGLKGKGIKALLTAPFAILRAVLQAKKIIKVYKPDAVLGMGGYVSGPGGIAAKLCGVPVILHEQNAVAGLTNVWLSKIARRTLQAFPTAFPNAEVVGNPVRQDLFQIAPPEQRFAEKGYPINILVMGGSQGALVINKTVPEVAKVLGQNVFISHQVGKGKLAGVEEVYQATGNGIASEFIDDMKAAYEWADLVICRSGALTVCEIAAAGLPAIFVPFQHKDRQQFLNAEYLAQAGAAVIIEQQDFTPESLLKALEPLIADRQKLTEMAIKARAKATPLAAKRVAEVIVENSL from the coding sequence ATGGCAAAAAAATTATTGGTAATGGCAGGTGGCACTGGTGGACACGTTTTCCCTGCGATTGCTGTGGCAAGAGAATTACAACAACAAGGCTGGGAAATCCGCTGGTTAGGAACAAAAGATCGTATGGAAGCAGATCTTGTGCCAAAACACGGTATTCCGATTGAGTTTATTCAAATTTCAGGATTAAAGGGCAAAGGGATCAAAGCATTACTTACTGCCCCTTTTGCGATCTTAAGGGCGGTACTTCAAGCAAAAAAAATTATTAAAGTGTACAAGCCTGATGCAGTACTTGGAATGGGCGGTTATGTGTCCGGACCGGGTGGTATTGCGGCGAAATTATGTGGTGTGCCTGTGATTTTGCACGAACAAAATGCGGTAGCAGGTTTAACCAATGTATGGCTTTCTAAAATTGCTCGCCGTACTTTACAAGCGTTTCCAACAGCATTTCCAAATGCGGAAGTTGTGGGAAATCCTGTTCGCCAAGATCTGTTCCAAATTGCTCCACCTGAACAACGTTTTGCTGAAAAGGGCTACCCAATCAATATTTTAGTGATGGGCGGTAGTCAGGGGGCATTGGTAATCAATAAAACGGTACCAGAAGTGGCGAAAGTTTTAGGACAGAATGTGTTTATTAGCCATCAAGTTGGTAAAGGCAAATTAGCTGGTGTGGAAGAAGTTTATCAAGCCACAGGAAACGGCATTGCAAGTGAATTTATTGATGATATGAAAGCGGCTTATGAATGGGCAGATTTGGTAATTTGTCGTTCGGGTGCTTTAACCGTATGTGAAATTGCCGCAGCAGGATTACCAGCAATTTTTGTACCGTTTCAACATAAAGATCGTCAGCAATTTTTAAATGCAGAATACCTTGCACAAGCAGGTGCGGCAGTGATTATTGAACAACAGGATTTTACCCCTGAAAGTTTATTAAAAGCATTAGAGCCTTTAATTGCCGATCGCCAAAAACTCACGGAAATGGCAATCAAAGCAAGAGCGAAAGCCACGCCATTAGCCGCAAAACGTGTGGCGGAAGTGATTGTGGAAAATAGTTTGTAA
- a CDS encoding diaminobutyrate--2-oxoglutarate transaminase, with the protein MTINTPVKAVLASNKHFLDRQDAMESNVRSYPRKLPFAYAKAQGCWVTDVEGNEYLDFLAGAGTLALGHNHPVLMQSIKDVLDSGLPLHTLDLTTPLKDAFTEELLSFFPKDQYILQFTGPSGADANEAAIKLAKTYTGRGNVIAFSGGFHGMTHGALSLTGNLGAKNPVQGLMPGVQFMPYPHEYRCPFGIGGEAGAKAVERYFENFIEDVESGVVKPAAVILEAIQGEGGVVPAPISFLQKVREVTQKHGILMIVDEVQAGFCRSGKMFAFEHAGIQPDIVVMSKAVGGSLPLAVLAIRKEFDAWQPAGHTGTFRGNQLAMATGYASLKIMREENLAKNAEERGAYLTSALRELSKEFPCIGNVRGKGLMMGIDIVDERKSADATGAYPQDGELAVAIQKACFNNKLLLERGGRGGNVVRVLCAVNINQAECEEFIKRFKQSVADALKAVRG; encoded by the coding sequence ATGACAATTAACACTCCTGTAAAAGCAGTTCTCGCCTCAAACAAACATTTCTTAGATCGTCAAGATGCAATGGAATCCAATGTGCGTAGTTATCCACGCAAACTTCCTTTTGCTTATGCTAAAGCGCAAGGTTGTTGGGTAACAGACGTAGAAGGAAATGAATATCTCGACTTTTTGGCGGGCGCAGGAACATTAGCATTAGGTCATAATCACCCTGTACTAATGCAATCAATCAAAGACGTTTTAGACAGTGGCTTGCCGTTACATACTTTAGACTTAACCACGCCATTAAAAGACGCTTTCACCGAAGAACTTTTATCATTCTTCCCTAAAGATCAATACATTCTTCAATTCACCGGTCCTTCAGGTGCAGATGCTAACGAAGCGGCGATCAAATTAGCCAAAACCTATACTGGACGTGGCAATGTAATCGCATTCTCTGGCGGTTTCCACGGGATGACCCACGGTGCATTATCTTTAACCGGTAACTTAGGTGCGAAAAATCCAGTGCAAGGCTTAATGCCGGGCGTACAATTTATGCCATATCCGCACGAATACCGTTGCCCGTTCGGCATTGGTGGCGAAGCGGGTGCGAAAGCGGTTGAACGCTATTTTGAAAACTTCATTGAAGATGTAGAAAGCGGCGTAGTAAAACCGGCTGCGGTCATTTTAGAAGCAATCCAAGGCGAAGGGGGCGTGGTGCCTGCTCCAATTTCGTTCTTACAAAAAGTACGTGAAGTAACCCAAAAACACGGCATTTTAATGATTGTTGATGAAGTTCAAGCAGGCTTCTGCCGCAGCGGTAAAATGTTTGCCTTTGAACACGCAGGTATTCAGCCTGATATCGTTGTGATGTCAAAAGCGGTAGGTGGTTCATTACCATTAGCGGTATTGGCTATTCGCAAAGAATTTGATGCGTGGCAACCGGCAGGACACACCGGTACATTCCGTGGTAACCAATTAGCAATGGCAACTGGTTACGCATCACTTAAAATTATGCGTGAAGAAAATCTTGCGAAAAATGCGGAAGAACGTGGCGCATACTTAACGAGTGCATTACGTGAATTAAGCAAAGAATTCCCTTGTATCGGCAATGTTCGTGGTAAAGGCTTAATGATGGGGATCGACATTGTGGACGAACGCAAATCGGCAGACGCAACAGGTGCTTATCCACAAGATGGCGAATTAGCGGTTGCAATCCAAAAAGCCTGCTTTAACAACAAGTTATTGTTAGAACGTGGCGGACGTGGCGGCAACGTGGTTCGTGTGCTTTGTGCAGTAAATATCAACCAAGCAGAATGTGAAGAATTCATTAAACGCTTCAAACAATCTGTCGCAGACGCATTAAAAGCGGTGCGTGGTTAA
- the ddc gene encoding L-2,4-diaminobutyrate decarboxylase: MSDISKHKQSLFCNDPQSIADYENAMHNAVQAVSSWLKNEKMYTGGSIKQMRALVDGFKPTKEGVGVQKSLDHLVEIFLNPSLKVHHPHSLAHLHCPTMVTSQIAEVLINATNQSMDSWDQSPAGSIMEEHLIDWLRQKAGYGEGTSGVFTSGGTQSNLMGVLLARDACIAKHWKNADGSEWSVQRDGIPPDAMQKVKVICSENAHFSVQKNMAMMGMGFQSVVTVPCNENAQMDPHALEATLAKLYLEGKVVACVVATAGTTDAGAIDPLKTIRAITNKFGVWLHVDAAWGGALLLSKDFRHLLDGIELTDSITLDFHKHFFQTISCGAFLLKDPQNYRFIDYKADYLNSEYDEAHGVPNLVAKSLQTTRRFDALKLWFTVEALGEELYASMIDHGVYLTKQVEQYIHETEGLEMLVPAQFASVLFRVAPAGYPAEFIDALNQNVADELFARGEANIGVTKVGDKQSLKMTTLSPIATLENVKALLAQVLSEAERIKDAIANGTYVPPID, translated from the coding sequence ATGTCAGATATTTCAAAACACAAACAATCCCTGTTCTGTAACGATCCTCAATCTATTGCAGACTACGAAAACGCAATGCACAATGCCGTGCAAGCGGTCAGTTCTTGGCTGAAAAATGAAAAAATGTACACCGGCGGTTCAATCAAACAAATGCGTGCTTTGGTTGATGGTTTTAAACCGACTAAAGAGGGCGTAGGTGTACAAAAATCCTTAGATCATTTAGTTGAAATTTTCTTAAATCCAAGTCTTAAAGTTCATCACCCTCACTCTTTAGCGCACTTACATTGTCCGACAATGGTGACGAGCCAAATTGCGGAAGTGTTAATCAATGCCACTAACCAATCTATGGACTCGTGGGATCAAAGCCCTGCCGGTTCGATTATGGAAGAGCATTTGATTGACTGGTTGCGTCAAAAAGCCGGCTACGGCGAAGGCACCTCCGGGGTCTTTACTTCGGGCGGTACACAATCAAACTTAATGGGTGTGCTGCTTGCGCGTGATGCCTGCATTGCGAAACATTGGAAAAATGCAGACGGTTCAGAATGGTCGGTACAACGTGATGGTATCCCACCTGATGCAATGCAAAAAGTAAAAGTAATTTGCTCTGAAAATGCGCACTTCTCTGTGCAAAAAAATATGGCAATGATGGGAATGGGCTTCCAATCTGTAGTTACCGTGCCTTGCAATGAAAATGCCCAAATGGATCCACACGCATTAGAAGCGACTTTAGCCAAACTTTATTTAGAAGGCAAAGTGGTGGCTTGTGTGGTCGCCACCGCAGGGACAACCGATGCTGGCGCAATCGATCCGTTAAAAACCATTCGTGCGATTACTAACAAATTTGGCGTTTGGTTACACGTCGATGCGGCTTGGGGCGGTGCATTACTGCTTTCAAAAGATTTCCGCCATCTTTTAGATGGTATTGAATTAACCGACTCCATTACGTTGGATTTCCACAAACATTTCTTCCAAACGATTTCTTGCGGCGCATTCTTATTAAAAGATCCGCAAAATTACCGTTTCATTGATTACAAAGCGGATTACTTAAATTCAGAATACGATGAAGCGCACGGTGTACCAAATTTAGTGGCGAAATCGCTCCAAACGACACGCCGTTTTGATGCGTTGAAATTATGGTTTACGGTAGAAGCCTTAGGAGAAGAACTATACGCTTCAATGATCGACCACGGTGTTTACCTTACCAAACAAGTGGAACAATACATTCACGAAACAGAAGGCTTGGAAATGCTTGTTCCGGCACAATTTGCTTCGGTATTGTTCCGTGTTGCACCGGCAGGCTACCCTGCTGAATTTATCGATGCCTTAAACCAAAATGTGGCAGATGAACTCTTTGCCCGTGGCGAAGCGAACATTGGGGTGACCAAAGTCGGGGATAAACAATCGCTGAAAATGACTACGCTAAGCCCAATCGCAACACTCGAAAACGTCAAAGCGTTATTGGCGCAAGTGCTAAGCGAAGCAGAACGCATTAAAGATGCTATTGCAAACGGGACTTATGTACCACCGATTGATTAA
- a CDS encoding D-alanine--D-alanine ligase translates to MSLKNEKIAVLFGGVSAEREVSLNSGKSVFEALQSLGYNVEAIDTKEFPIEKLKEKGIQRVFNILHGGIGENGVLQGALEQLGIPYTGCGVMASAITLDKFRTKLLWNAVGLPTAAMEVVRRGQAVNSDEIIAKLGLPLFVKPASEGSSVGVSKVKTAEQLLPAIEEALKFDSIVLVEENLAGAEYSVPVLDGEVLPAVQIIPDGEFYDYHAKYISDNTQYVVPALNADRQAEVAKLVKQAYDVVGCRGWSRIDVMEDGEGNFRLVEVNTCPGMTSHSIFPKSAATVGYSFERLVERVLELSA, encoded by the coding sequence ATGAGCTTAAAAAACGAAAAAATTGCGGTGTTATTTGGTGGCGTTTCTGCAGAACGTGAAGTTTCGCTTAATTCAGGCAAATCGGTGTTTGAAGCCTTACAAAGTTTAGGCTACAACGTTGAAGCGATTGATACAAAAGAATTTCCGATTGAAAAATTAAAAGAAAAAGGTATTCAGCGTGTATTCAATATTCTTCACGGTGGTATCGGTGAAAATGGCGTGCTTCAAGGAGCGTTAGAACAGCTTGGTATTCCTTATACTGGTTGTGGCGTAATGGCTTCTGCAATTACGTTAGATAAATTCCGCACTAAATTATTGTGGAATGCAGTTGGTTTACCAACGGCGGCAATGGAAGTCGTACGCCGTGGGCAAGCGGTCAATTCCGATGAAATTATTGCAAAATTAGGTTTACCGTTATTCGTGAAACCTGCGAGCGAAGGCTCAAGTGTCGGCGTGAGCAAAGTGAAAACTGCAGAACAGTTACTCCCTGCAATTGAAGAAGCATTAAAATTTGATTCGATCGTGTTAGTAGAAGAAAACTTAGCGGGAGCGGAATACTCTGTACCAGTGCTTGATGGTGAGGTGTTGCCGGCGGTACAAATTATTCCAGACGGTGAGTTTTATGACTACCATGCAAAATACATTTCAGACAACACTCAATATGTTGTGCCAGCGTTAAATGCGGATCGTCAAGCGGAAGTCGCTAAGTTAGTGAAACAGGCTTATGATGTGGTCGGTTGCCGTGGTTGGAGCCGAATTGATGTGATGGAAGATGGCGAAGGAAACTTCCGTTTAGTGGAAGTGAATACCTGCCCAGGTATGACTAGTCACAGTATTTTCCCAAAATCAGCAGCGACTGTGGGTTACAGTTTTGAGCGTTTAGTTGAGCGTGTATTGGAGTTAAGTGCGTAA
- the fabG gene encoding 3-oxoacyl-ACP reductase FabG yields MQNKIALVTGATRGIGRAIAEELVSKGAFVIGTATSEKGAESISAYLGDKGKGLVLNVADAESIEQVLAQIKEQFGDIDILVNNAGITRDGLLMRMKEDDWFDIIQTNLTSIYRLSKAVLRPMMKKGGRIISIGSVVGSSGNPGQTNYCAAKAGLVGFSKSLAKEVASRGITVNVVAPGFIATDMTDELTEDQKNAILSQIPAGKLGSAQDIAKAVAFLASDDAAYINGETIHVNGGLYMN; encoded by the coding sequence ATGCAAAATAAAATCGCATTAGTCACTGGGGCAACCCGTGGAATTGGGCGTGCAATCGCTGAAGAATTAGTGTCTAAAGGTGCATTCGTTATCGGCACGGCAACGTCAGAAAAAGGGGCGGAGTCAATCTCAGCTTACTTAGGTGATAAAGGCAAGGGCTTAGTGTTAAATGTGGCTGACGCTGAATCTATCGAGCAAGTACTTGCACAAATTAAAGAACAGTTTGGCGACATTGATATTCTCGTCAATAACGCAGGGATTACCCGTGACGGTTTATTAATGCGTATGAAAGAAGATGACTGGTTCGATATTATTCAAACCAACTTAACCTCAATTTACCGTTTATCCAAAGCAGTATTACGCCCTATGATGAAAAAAGGCGGCCGTATTATCTCTATCGGCTCTGTGGTTGGTTCATCAGGTAATCCGGGACAAACCAACTACTGTGCGGCAAAAGCAGGTCTTGTCGGTTTTTCTAAATCGTTGGCGAAAGAAGTGGCTTCTCGTGGCATAACCGTAAACGTGGTTGCTCCAGGTTTTATCGCAACGGATATGACGGACGAGCTTACTGAAGATCAAAAAAATGCGATCTTAAGCCAAATTCCAGCTGGCAAACTTGGCTCGGCACAAGATATTGCAAAAGCGGTGGCATTTTTAGCTTCTGATGATGCGGCATATATCAACGGCGAAACCATTCACGTGAATGGCGGTTTATATATGAACTAA
- the mutM gene encoding bifunctional DNA-formamidopyrimidine glycosylase/DNA-(apurinic or apyrimidinic site) lyase, with product MPELPEVETSLRGVEPYLKGEKIKQIICRTEKLRWPIPTALTDMQGAKIIDLSRRAKYLILHTEKGDILVHLGMSGSLGILKESDNQPVGKHDHVDLITETGTILRYNDPRKFGAWLWAKEALKHELLAKLGPEPLSNEFTSGRLWEKSRQKTVAVKNFIMNNEIVVGVGNIYACESLFMAGIHPELAAQNLTEKQCERLVKVIKEVLTKSIIQGGTTLKDFIQPDGKPGYFAQVLQVYGRKGEACNDCGSLIETKIIGQRNTYFCPHCQKLPR from the coding sequence ATGCCTGAATTACCAGAAGTTGAGACGAGTTTACGAGGTGTTGAGCCTTATTTGAAAGGCGAAAAAATCAAACAAATTATTTGCCGAACAGAAAAGTTACGTTGGCCCATCCCAACGGCATTAACCGACATGCAAGGGGCGAAAATTATTGATTTATCTCGTCGAGCGAAGTATTTAATTTTACATACAGAGAAAGGCGATATTTTAGTGCATCTCGGAATGTCCGGCTCTTTGGGGATTTTAAAAGAAAGTGATAACCAACCTGTGGGTAAACATGATCATGTTGATTTGATTACAGAAACCGGCACGATTTTACGTTATAACGATCCTCGTAAATTTGGTGCTTGGTTATGGGCAAAAGAGGCATTAAAGCACGAGTTATTGGCAAAATTAGGCCCTGAACCGCTTTCAAATGAATTCACAAGCGGTCGTTTATGGGAGAAAAGTCGCCAAAAAACCGTTGCCGTTAAAAATTTCATTATGAACAATGAAATTGTGGTTGGAGTTGGTAATATCTATGCCTGTGAGTCTCTCTTTATGGCAGGAATTCACCCAGAACTAGCGGCGCAAAATTTAACTGAAAAGCAGTGTGAACGCTTGGTCAAAGTGATTAAAGAGGTTTTAACAAAGTCGATTATTCAAGGTGGCACAACGTTGAAAGACTTTATTCAACCAGATGGTAAACCAGGTTATTTTGCCCAAGTCTTACAAGTTTATGGGCGGAAAGGGGAAGCGTGTAATGATTGTGGTTCACTCATTGAAACCAAAATTATTGGGCAGCGAAACACCTATTTTTGCCCACATTGTCAAAAGCTCCCGAGATAA
- the murC gene encoding UDP-N-acetylmuramate--L-alanine ligase → MKNFQDKVKKLVPEMRRVNQIHFIGIGGAGMSGIAEVLLNEGYQISGSDIADGAVTQRLAKAGAKICIGHQAENIEGASVVVASSAIDESNPEVAAAKEARIPVIQRAQMLAEIMRFRHGIAIAGTHGKTTTTAMISMIYTEAKLDPTFVNGGLVKSAGKNAHLGASRYLIAEADESDASFLHLQPMVSVVTNIEPDHMDTYGGDFEKMKETYVRFLRNLPFYGLAVMCADDETVMEIAPKVGRQVISYGFSEKADYRIEDYQQTGFQGHYTVVCPTGERIEVLLNVPGRHNALNATAALAVAKEEGIANEAILAALADFQGAGRRFDQLGSFIRPNGKVMLVDDYGHHPTEVDVTIKAARQGWENKRVVMVFQPHRYSRTRDLFDDFVQVLSQVDALIMLNVYAAGEAPIVGAESKDLCRSIRTLGKVDPILVSDTSQLGEVLDQIIQDGDLILAQGAGNVSKLSRDLAESWKA, encoded by the coding sequence ATGAAAAATTTCCAAGATAAAGTTAAAAAATTAGTCCCTGAAATGCGTCGTGTAAACCAAATCCACTTTATTGGGATTGGCGGTGCTGGTATGTCTGGGATTGCTGAAGTATTATTAAATGAAGGCTATCAAATTTCAGGCTCGGATATTGCTGATGGTGCAGTCACGCAACGCTTAGCCAAAGCAGGTGCAAAAATTTGTATCGGTCATCAAGCAGAAAATATTGAAGGTGCGAGCGTAGTCGTAGCTTCGAGTGCGATTGATGAAAGTAACCCAGAAGTCGCGGCAGCAAAAGAAGCGCGTATTCCTGTGATTCAACGTGCACAGATGTTAGCGGAAATTATGCGTTTCCGTCACGGTATTGCGATTGCAGGTACTCACGGTAAAACTACCACAACCGCAATGATTTCAATGATTTATACCGAGGCAAAACTCGACCCAACCTTCGTAAACGGCGGTTTAGTGAAATCAGCGGGTAAAAATGCTCATTTAGGCGCGAGCCGTTACTTAATAGCAGAAGCCGATGAAAGTGATGCGTCATTCTTACATTTACAGCCAATGGTATCTGTTGTTACGAATATTGAACCTGATCATATGGATACTTATGGCGGCGATTTCGAAAAAATGAAAGAAACCTATGTACGTTTCTTACGCAACCTGCCTTTCTATGGTTTAGCAGTAATGTGTGCTGATGATGAAACAGTAATGGAAATTGCCCCGAAAGTGGGTCGCCAAGTGATTAGCTATGGTTTTAGTGAAAAAGCCGATTACCGTATTGAAGATTATCAACAAACCGGTTTCCAAGGGCATTATACTGTGGTTTGTCCGACAGGCGAGCGTATTGAAGTCTTATTAAATGTCCCAGGCAGACACAATGCATTGAATGCAACGGCTGCATTAGCGGTTGCGAAAGAAGAAGGCATTGCGAATGAAGCGATTTTGGCTGCCTTGGCTGATTTCCAAGGTGCAGGTCGTCGTTTTGATCAGTTAGGTTCATTTATTCGTCCAAATGGTAAAGTAATGTTAGTTGATGACTACGGTCATCACCCAACGGAAGTGGATGTAACGATTAAAGCCGCTCGTCAAGGCTGGGAAAATAAACGTGTGGTAATGGTATTCCAACCGCACCGTTATTCTCGTACCCGTGATTTATTTGACGATTTTGTACAAGTGCTGTCGCAGGTTGATGCGTTGATTATGCTCAATGTCTATGCTGCCGGCGAAGCACCAATTGTGGGGGCAGAGAGTAAAGACCTGTGCCGTTCAATTCGTACATTAGGCAAAGTTGATCCGATTTTAGTGTCAGATACTTCTCAACTTGGCGAAGTGTTAGATCAAATTATTCAAGATGGCGATTTAATCTTGGCACAGGGTGCAGGGAATGTGAGCAAACTTTCCCGTGATTTGGCGGAAAGTTGGAAGGCATAA
- the fabD gene encoding ACP S-malonyltransferase, whose protein sequence is MSKFAMVFPGQGSQAVGMLADLAPVYPVVEQTFKQASDVLGYDLWDLVQNGTAEDLGKTERTQPALLAASVALYRIWQEKFPEQKPAVMAGHSLGEYSALVCAGVLDFQDAIKLVELRGQAMQSAVPAGTGAMFAIIGLDNEAIIKACEQAASEIGEVVSAVNFNSPGQVVIAGTKAAAERAGELCKEAGAKRALPLAVSVPSHCALMKPAAEKLAAALQNISLNAPLVSVINNVDVAVETDADKIRDALVRQLYSPVRWTETVEKMAQDGVTTLYEIGPNKVLTGLASRIVKELSAKAVNDVASFETVVF, encoded by the coding sequence ATGTCTAAATTTGCAATGGTATTCCCAGGACAAGGTTCGCAAGCGGTTGGTATGCTTGCTGATCTTGCACCTGTTTACCCAGTGGTCGAACAAACGTTCAAACAAGCCAGTGATGTGCTTGGTTATGATTTATGGGATTTAGTCCAAAACGGCACGGCGGAAGATTTGGGTAAAACTGAACGTACTCAACCTGCGTTATTGGCGGCTTCTGTTGCGTTATACCGTATTTGGCAAGAGAAATTCCCAGAGCAAAAACCTGCGGTAATGGCAGGACACAGCTTGGGCGAATACTCAGCGTTGGTTTGTGCCGGCGTGTTGGATTTCCAAGATGCGATCAAATTAGTGGAACTGCGTGGTCAAGCGATGCAAAGCGCTGTGCCGGCAGGGACTGGTGCGATGTTTGCGATTATCGGCTTAGATAACGAAGCGATCATCAAAGCGTGCGAACAAGCGGCAAGTGAAATCGGCGAAGTGGTTTCAGCAGTAAACTTTAACTCACCGGGTCAAGTAGTGATTGCCGGCACGAAAGCGGCGGCAGAGCGTGCAGGCGAATTATGTAAAGAAGCTGGGGCAAAACGTGCGTTACCATTAGCGGTAAGCGTGCCTTCACACTGTGCCTTAATGAAACCTGCGGCAGAAAAATTAGCGGCTGCATTGCAAAATATTTCGTTAAATGCACCGCTTGTTTCTGTGATTAACAATGTGGATGTAGCTGTTGAAACCGATGCGGATAAGATCCGTGATGCTTTAGTTCGTCAGCTTTATAGCCCGGTGCGTTGGACAGAGACGGTCGAAAAAATGGCTCAAGATGGTGTGACGACTTTATATGAAATTGGTCCAAATAAAGTCTTAACAGGCTTAGCGAGCCGTATTGTGAAAGAGTTATCGGCAAAAGCAGTAAATGATGTGGCATCGTTTGAAACGGTAGTGTTTTAA
- the rpmG gene encoding 50S ribosomal protein L33, which translates to MAAKGNREKIKLVSTAETGHFYTTTKNKRNMPEKMEIKKFDPVVRKHVVYKEAKIK; encoded by the coding sequence ATGGCAGCTAAAGGTAATCGTGAGAAAATCAAATTAGTTTCAACTGCTGAAACTGGTCACTTCTACACAACAACAAAAAACAAACGTAATATGCCAGAAAAAATGGAAATCAAAAAATTTGATCCAGTTGTGCGTAAACACGTTGTTTATAAAGAAGCTAAAATCAAATAA